The following are from one region of the Gossypium hirsutum isolate 1008001.06 chromosome D03, Gossypium_hirsutum_v2.1, whole genome shotgun sequence genome:
- the LOC107950449 gene encoding histone H4: protein MDHQYQPSDIVQIQQFIFFSSIHNKKKNPYLNPAPHPSLSSVQKNSQFSVTKELFDFSKMSGRGKGGKGLGKGGAKRHRKVLRDNIQGITKPAIRRLARRGGVKRISGLIYEETRGVLKIFLENVIRDAVTYTEHARRKTVTAMDVVYALKRQGRTLYGFGG from the coding sequence ATGGATCACCAATATCAACCGTCAGATATCGTTCAAATCCAACAGTTCATATTCTTTTCCTCTATCCATAACAAAAAAAAGAACCCCTATTTAAACCCCGCTCCACATCCCTCGCTTTCAAGCGTTCAAAAAAATTCCCAATTTTCTGTGACAAAAGAGCTCTTCGATTTTTCAAAAATGTCGGGCCGTGGAAAAGGAGGCAAGGGATTAGGAAAGGGAGGAGCTAAGAGGCATAGGAAGGTTCTCCGAGATAACATTCAGGGCATCACCAAGCCGGCGATTCGGAGATTAGCTCGTAGAGGCGGCGTGAAGAGGATTAGTGGCTTGATCTACGAGGAAACTCGTGGTGTTCTCAAGATCTTCCTTGAAAACGTTATACGTGATGCCGTAACCTATACGGAGCACGCTAGGCGTAAGACTGTTACCGCTATGGATGTCGTTTATGCTCTCAAGAGACAAGGAAGGACTCTTTACGGTTTCGGTGGTTGA
- the LOC107950450 gene encoding linamarin synthase 2, which produces MDSIKSHAVCLPSPAQGHINPMMQLAKLLHSRGFHITFVNSEFNHRRFIRSRGEEAVKGLPHFRFEAIPDGLPPSDSDATQSVPALCNSTRKNCLAPFLELLSKLNSSPHLPPVTCIVCDGTMNFGTKAAQLIGVPYVQLWTSSTVSFLGFLHYKELAQRGIVPFKDERFVSDGTLEMPIDWIPGMPNMRLKDIPSFIRTTDPDDFMFNYIMEVSQECLNSSSIIFNTFDDLDKEVLQVIASKSPNIYAIGPLASLSKNSLEIQYDLLNSSLWKEDTSCIEWLNTMEPKSVVYVNYGSVTVISNHHLKEFAWGLANSKYPFLWVVRPDLVIGESAILPREFLEEIKGRGYIISWCPQQKVLSHSAVGVFVTHCGWNSILEALSEGVPLICWPFFNDQQTNCRYVCTTWGNGMEINPDIKRENVEALVKEMMEGDNGQRIRQKALEWKKKAEAAISLGGSVVTNFDKMINEALSHGRVVKS; this is translated from the exons ATGGATTCAATTAAATCGCATGCAGTATGTCTTCCAAGCCCAGCACAAGGTCATATTAACCCCATGATGCAACTGGCCAAGCTCTTGCACTCTAGAGGCTTCCATATAACCTTTGTCAACTCCGAGTTCAATCATAGACGATTTATACGGTCTAGAGGGGAAGAAGCTGTTAAGGGTCTGCCTCATTTCCGGTTCGAAGCCATACCCGACGGGCTGCCACCTTCCGATTCTGATGCGACTCAGTCTGTTCCGGCACTATGCAATTCCACACGGAAAAATTGTTTGGCTCCATTCTTGGAGCTACTATCTAAGCTTAATTCCTCACCCCACCTGCCGCCTGTTACATGCATAGTTTGTGATGGAACCATGAACTTTGGTACCAAGGCAGCTCAACTCATTGGGGTGCCTTATGTTCAACTCTGGACTTCTTCAACCGTTAGCTTTCTGGGATTTCTGCACTACAAAGAACTAGCTCAAAGAGGCATTGTTCCATTCAAAg ATGAACGCTTTGTTAGCGATGGGACACTTGAGATGCCCATTGATTGGATCCCTGGTATGCCTAACATGCGTCTCAAGGACATACCAAGCTTCATAAGAACCACCGACCCTGATGACTTCATGTTTAATTACATCATGGAAGTATCACAAGAATGCTTAAATTCATCTTCAATAATCTTCAACACATTCGATGACTTGGACAAAGAAGTGCTACAAGTTATTGCATCCAAATCCCCTAATATTTATGCAATTGGTCCACTCGCTTCACTAAGTAAGAACTCACTCGAAATCCAATACGACTTATTAAATTCAAGCCTATGGAAGGAAGACACAAGTTGCATCGAATGGCTTAACACAATGGAACCCAAGTCAGTGGTGTACGTGAATTATGGGAGTGTAACGGTGATATCTAATCATCATCTAAAAGAATTTGCTTGGGGACTTGCAAACAGTAAATACCCATTTTTATGGGTAGTTAGGCCCGATCTTGTGATAGGTGAATCAGCTATTTTGCCAAGAGAATTCTTAGAGGAAATAAAGGGAAGGGGTTACATAATAAGTTGGTGTCCCCAGCAAAAAGTGTTATCCCACTCGGCGGTTGGCGTTTTCGTCACACATTGCGGATGGAATTCTATTTTGGAAGCTTTATCCGAAGGTGTGCCTTTAATTTGTTGGCCATTCTTCAATGATCAACAAACGAATTGTCGATATGTGTGCACCACATGGGGCAATGGCATGGAAATCAATCCAGACATAAAGCGTGAAAATGTGGAAGCTCTTGTTAAAGAGATGATGGAAGGAGATAATGGGCAAAGAATAAGGCAAAAGGCACTGGAATGGAAGAAGAAAGCTGAAGCTGCCATTAGCCTTGGAGGATCTGTTGTCACCAACTTTGATAAAATGATAAATGAGGCCTTAAGTCATGGCCGAGTAGTAAAATCATAA